ACCGGCACCCTGACCTTCACCGTCCCCGCCGAGACCGCCGGCACCTACCAGTTGCGGATCGACTACATCAACGGCGACGCCGGCGCCCGCACCGGGAACATCACCGTCAACGGCGGCACCCCGACCCCCGTCGACTTCCCCAGCAACGGCAGCTGGACCGTCCCGCAGGCCAGGACCGTCACCGTCACCCTCCGGGCCGGGGACAACACCATCCGGTTCGGCAACCCCGACGGGTGGGCCGCCTCCGTCTCCACCGTCACCCTCTGACGGCCGGGCCACCCGGAGCGGGCGGCACCGGGCCGCCGGATCGCCTCCCCCCGTGGGCGATCCGGCGGCCCGGTGGTCTTGTCGGCGGCGGGGGTCGAAGTCAGGTCCTAGCGGCCGAGGTTGAAGGTGAGGGCGGGGTTCGCGTTCCGGGCCAGGGTGTGGGCGAAGTCCGGCCACCAGGCGCCGGCGGCGGGGTCCTCGCTGCCGTACTCGGGGTCGGCGGGGCCCGCCGTGCCGCGGTGGCAGGTGCCGTCCGACTCGCCGATGGTCTTGACGTAGAGGTAGGCGTCGGCGAGGGGCCGGCCGGTGTCGGCGGTGGGGCGGACGCCGATGCCGCGGCCGGGGGCGTTGCACCAGGGTTCGGCGTCGGTGTACTTGCCCGCCGGGGGAATCCAGGCGCCCTGGCCGTTGCGGCTGTTGTCCAGGACGTAGTGCGTGAGGTCCTGGACGGGGGGCTTCCCGACGGTCCCGTCGAACCAGGCGTCGACCCACTTCCAGGTGGAGGGGTCGGAGAAGTCGACGGCGTTGCCGGGCTGCCCGTCGTTGGGGGCGGCGGGCGAGTAGTACTGGCTGGCGCAGGTGTCGGTCCGGCCGCGGGCCTCGGCCGGGCCCTCGGTGGCGTACCAGACGCAGGTGGAGACCCAGGTGGCGTACCGGTTGAGCTGGTCGGTGGGCTGGTAGTTGGAGACGTTCAGCGAGAAGCCCTGGGTCTTGGACAGGTTCGCCTTGATCAGCCGTCCGGCCAGCTCGCCGACCGGCTGCCAGTTGCTGCTGCCGCCGTCGAGGTAGACGGAGGTCTTCGGCTGGGCCTCCATGATGTCCGCCGCGGCGCGGATTTCGGCGTAGCGCTGCTCGGTGCGGGTGCCGTCCGGGTCGCCCTCCGGGCAGTCCTTAGGCAGCAGGGCCAGGCCGTCGGGTTCGACGATGACCGCGGCGCGGCCGGTGCCGATGCCGTCGGCGACGCCCTGGACCCAGGCCCGGTACGCCGCCGGGTCGGCAGCGCCGCCGGCCGAGTAGAAGCTGCAGTCCCGGCCGGTGACGTTGTAGAGGACGAAGACCGGGACGGTGCCGGTGGCCTTGGCCGCCAGCATGGTCTTCCGGACGACCTTCCCGATCTCGGCGGGGGTGCCGTAGTCGAGCCAGATCGCCTGCGGCCAGCTGGCCAACTGGGCCATCCGCAGGGCGTCCTGGACTTTGCCCGCCCTGAGGTCGGCGACCGCCTGCCGGGCCGCCCCGGCCTCGGGGTCGACGTAGAAGCGGGTGTTCGCGGGCAGGGTGTGGTCGACCGCCGGAGTACCGGACGCGGCAGCGGCCACTCCGCCGCCCAGGCCGCCGGAGGCGAGCGCCGCGCAGGCCACGGGGACGAGCAACCGTCGCACTCTGCTCATGGGGAAAGTCTCCTTCGTACGGGGGTGGCGGGGTGGGTGGGGGTGTGCCCGGCGGCGGGGTCCGGCGGATCGGCGGCACGCGGAGCCGGGCGGCGCGCCGTCGAGGGCGCGGGCCGGTGGTGCGGGCGGCCGTGCGTACGTGCGCGCGGACGGGCAGGTGGGCGGGCAGGCGGGAAGCACGGGGCGGGGCGGGGTGGTGCGGTCGGCAGTGCGCTGGAAGGCTAGCGGGGTGGAAGCGCTTCCAGTTTTGTCGTTGGCCCAGGCCGCCGTGGGCACTCATGGTGGGGGGTGCGCGACGGACGTGTCAATAGCCGTCCGGGCGGCCGGGCGGCGGGGGCATCGCCGTGAGCGGGCGGTCGGTGGTGCCCCGGGTGACGGCTGCCGGGTGCGGTCCGGAGGGGCCGTCGAGGGGCCTTCGAGAGGAGCCGGGGGTGGGGTGGGTCTTATTTTCGCAGCTCAGAGAGGGGTTAGGGCGGGTTGAGGCGGGTCCGGAGTGCCCGGGTGCCGCCCGTCGGGGCGTCGGGGCGTTGGGGCGGCCCGACGGTGGACGGCGGTGGACGGTGGTGGGTGGCGGCCGGGACGGTCGGCGCGTCCGGGGTGGGGCGGGCAGCGGGTCGGCGGCCGGAAGCGCTACCGGAAAAACCGGGCACGCGTGCGCGTCGGCTCCGGTGGGTCACGGTCCGGACGGCCGGGGGCGTGGGATCATCGCAGTGTCCGCCGCCACGTGAAGCCGAGGAGCAAGTGTTTCGATGGAGCCGTCGCCCAGGCGCATGCCGACCCTCGACGAAGTGGCGGAACGGGCCGGCGTCTCGCGTACCGCCGCCTCGCGCGTGATCAACAACGTGCCGCACGTCAGTCGGGCAAAGCGGGAGGCGGTGGAGCGGGCGGTCAAAGAGCTGGGCTACGTCCCCAACCCGACCGCGCGGGCCCTGGCCACCCGCAAGGTCGGCGCGGTCGTGCTGGCCGCCTCCAGCGACGAGGCCGGGCTGTTCGCCGATCCCTTCTTCGCCGAGGTCGTGGTGGGGGTGAGCGCCGCGCTGGAACAGTCCGACCTGGAGCTGATCCTGCTGCTGGCCAACACCCCGCGCGGCCGGGAGCGCCTGCGGCAGACGGTCCGCTCGCGGCGGGCGGACGGCATCATGCTGATGCCGCTGGACGGCGACGATCCGCTGGGCGGGCTGGGCGAACAACCCGGCGTCCCGGTGGTCTTCGGCGGCCTGCCGCTGACCGGCGAGCCGCGCTGGTACGTGGACGCCGACAACCGCGGCGGCGCCCGACTGGCGGCCGAGCACTTCGCCCGGACCGGTCGGCGGCGACCGGTGATGATCACCGGCCAGGCCGACCAGCGGGTCTCGTCGGTCCGCCAACAGGGCTTCACCGAGGGCCTGTTGCTGGCCGGGGTCCCCCTGCTGGACGCGGTCTCCGGCGACTTCCAGGAAGAGGGCGGCGTCCGGGCGATGGCCCGACTGCTGGACGCGCACCCGCAGTTGGACGCGGTCTTCGCCGCCTCGGACGGCATGGCGATCGGCGCGCTCCGGGAACTGCGCCGCCGCGGACGCCGGGTGCCGAGGACGTGGCGGTGATCGGGTTCGACGACCTGGCCAGCGCCCGGCTGACCAACCCGCCGCTGACCACGGTGCACCAGCCGGTGCGGGCCCTGGGCCACGAGATGGCCCGGATGCTGGTCGGCGCGATCGACGGCCAGGACCCGAGCCCGCTGATCCTCCCCACCCGACTGACCGTCCGCGAATCCGCCCCGTCCCCGCCCTCCCGGCCCCGACCGCCGCCCCGGCCGCGACCCGCGGGACCCACTGAGGGACGGGCGGGCGGCACCTGCGGGGACGGCCGGGAAGGAGCCCGTCGCCCGCCCCGGTGGCGGCGGACCGGTCGGGTGCGGCAGGCGTAGCAGGCAGGACTCCGGCAGACGGTGGGAGGCGGCGACAGGCGGACGGCGCTGACGTGTGCCGACGTGCGGCGGCGGCACGATCGACGGCCGGCCAGGACTCGAACCCGCCGAGAGCCGGACGGCACTCACAGGAGTGATCAGGAAAGGCCCACCGCCCCTGTGTCGCCAGGCAGTTCGGGGACGACGCGAACGCCGGGGCGGGGCTCGGCGAACGGCGCAGACGTACGGCGGCGGGCGGCGGGCGGCGGGCGGCGCGATCGACGGTCAGTCAGAGCTAGAACCCGCCGAGAGCCGGACGGCACTCACAGGAGTGATCAGGAAAGGCCCACCGCCTCTGTGTCGCCAGGCAGTTCGGGGACGACGCGAACGCCGGGACGGAGCTCGGCGAACGGCGCCGACGTGCGGCGACAGCCTGGGTCCGAACCTGCCGGGCCGGGTCGGGAGGAGCCCGTCACTCGCCCCGGCGGCGGTGATTCGTTCGGGTGCGGTGGGGGTGTCGGGGTGGTGCGCGGCAGGTGGCGAGGCAGGTGGTGTTGCGGTGGGACGTGGCGTGCGAGTACTGGAAGCGCTTCCAAATTGTTTCCGGTTCACCCGGGCAACACCCTTGACACCCCGACCTCACACGGCCGAAACTTCCGGCACGGCCGTGGAAGCGCTTCCAGTATCTCGCTTCCGGCTGAAGGACCGATGGAATCCCCCTCCGCATCAGCAGTCGTCCGGCCCGGCCGGCGACGCAGCGCAGCCTTGCGTCACGCCCACGAATGGGAGCGCTCCCACATGACTTCTGTCCAGGCCCGACCGGCCCCCACCCCTTCCACCGTCCGCGCGGACGCCGTGGACTCCGTGAACCCCCTGGAGGACGCGGAGGACGCGGAGGGCGCGGAGGACGTCCGCCGTTTCCCCGTCGGCTTCCTGTGGGGCAGCGCCACCTCCGCGTACCAGATCGAGGGCGCGGCGAACGAGGACGGGCGGGGCGCGTCGATCTGGGACACCTTCTGCCGCACGCCCGGCCGGGTGCACCGGGGCGACACCGGTGACGTGGCCGCCGACCACTACCACCGCTGGCGCGAGGACGTCGCGCTGATGAAGGAGCTGGGCCTCAACGCGTACCGGTTCTCGGTGTCCTGGCCGCGGGTGCAGCCGACCGGGCGGGGCCCGGCGGTGGAGCGCGGGCTGGACTTCTACCGGCGGCTGGTGGACGAACTGCTGGAGGCCGGCATCACGCCGGTCGCCACGCTCTACCACTGGGACCTGCCGCAGGAGTTGGAGGACACGGGCGGCTGGCCGCGGCGCGCCACCGCCGAGCGTTTCGCGGAGTACGCCCGGCTGGCGGGCGAGGCGCTGGGCGACCGGGTGCGGCACTGGACCACCCTGAACGAGCCCTGGTGCTCGGCCTTCCTGGGCTACGGCTCCGGGGTGCACGCCCCCGGCCGCACCGACGCCGGTGACGCGCTGCGCGCGGCGCACCACCTGAACCTGGCGCACGGCCTGGGTGCGGCGGCGCTGCGCTCCGTGCTGCCGCGCGGCGCCAAGCTCTCGGTGTCGCTCAACCTGCACCAGGTCCGGCCGCTCACCCAGAGCCCGGCGGACCTGGACGCCGCCCGGCGGATCGACGCGGTGGGCAACCGGGTCTTCCTCGGTCCGATGCTGCGCGGCGCCTACGACGAGGACCTGCTGGCGGACACCGCGCACCTGGTGGACTGGGACGGGCTGGTCCGGCCCGGCGACCTGGCCACCGCCGCCGCCCCGATCGACCAGCTGGGCCTGAACTACTACACCCCGGCGGTGGTCTCGGCGGGCGGCGGCGTCCGCAACGACGCGCACGGCCGCAGCGAGCACAGTCCGTGGTCGGGCGCCGAGGGGGTGGCGTTCCACCAGCCGCCCGGCGAGGTCAGCGCGATGAACTGGAGCATCGACCCGTCCGGTCTGCGCGACCTGCTGGACCGGGTGCACCGGGAGCGTCCGGGCCTGCCGATCGTGATCACCGAGAACGGGACGGCCTGCGAGGACTACGTCTCGCCCGAGGGCGTGGTGAACGACACCGAGCGGATCGCCTACCTGCACCAGCACCTGGGCGCGGTGCACGAGGCGATCGAGGCCGGGGTGCCGGTGGCCGGGTACTTCGCCTGGTCGCTGATGGACAACTTCGAGTGGGCGTACGGCTACGCGAAGCGCTTCGGCCTGGTCTACGTGGACTTCGCCTCGCAGCGGCGCACGCCGAAGAACAGCGCGCTCTGGTACGGCCGGACCAGCCGCCGCGGCGGCCTGACCCGGCGGCCCTGAAGGAGCGCCCGCAGATGCGAACGATCGTGCGCCGTCTCGGTTTCTACCTGCTGGCCGGCTTCGCGGCGGTGACCGCCAACTTCTTCCTGGCCCGGCTGCTGCCCGGCAGCGCGTTGCAGAACGTGCTGTCCAAGCTGCGCTCGGCCAACCTCGACCAGGAGGCGATCCGGGCCCTGGAGGCCCAGTACGGCGGGGGCCACGCGAGCCTGCTCTCGCAGTACCTCACGTACCTGGGCCACCTGCTCCGGGGCGACCTGGGCGTCTCCACCTCGCAGTCCTCGCCGGTGGCGACCATCCTGGGCGAGAGCCTGCCGTGGACGCTGGGCCTGGTGGGCACGGCGACCGTGCTGGCCTTCCTGGTCGGCACGGTGGGCGGGATCGTCATCGGCTGGCGCCGCAGCGGGCTGCTGGACGCCCTGCTGCCGGCCACCACCTTCTTCCAGGCGGTGCCGTACTTCATCCTGGCCTTCCTGGTGATGATGACGCTGGGCTTCTTCGGCGGCCTCTTCCCGTACCAGAACGGCTACGACATCGGCCGGGACGCCGACCTGACGCCGGGGTGGAACGGGCCGTTCGTGCTCAGCGTGGTCGGGCACGGCGCGCTGCCGGTGCTGACCGTGGTGCTGGCCTCGCTGGCCGGCTGGGTGGTCGGCATGCGCAACCTGATGGTCACCACGATGGACGAGGACTACGTCCTGGTCGCGGCGGCGAAGGGCCTGCCGGCGTGGAAGGTGGCGGCGGTGGCCGCGCGCAACGCGATCCTGCCGACCATCGCCAACTTCGCGCTGTCGATCAGCCTGGTGGTCACCGGCTCGCTGGTGACCGAGATCGTCTTCACCTACCCCGGCGTCGGCTGGCAGATCTACCAGGCGATCCTGACCGGCGACTTCCCGCTGCTCCAGGGAATCCTGCTGGTCGTCGTGTTCACCGTGCTGGCCGTGAACCTGATCGCGGACATCGCGTACGTCGCCCTCGACCCCCGCGCCCGCAAGGAGGCCTGAGCGATGCCCCGCGCGCTCCGTTCCCGCAAGGTGGCCACCGGCCTGGTGCTGCTGCTGGTCCTGTTGCTGCTGGCCCTGTTCGGGCCGCTGCTGGCCCCGCACGCGCCGGACTTCCAGGCCAACCGCAGCAGCGGCCTGCCGCTGGCGCCGTCCGCCGCGCACTGGCTGGGCACCGACCAGCAGCAGCACGACCTGTTCTCCCGGCTGCTGGCCGGCGGCCGCGACACCCTGCTGATCTCCTTCCTGGCCGGTGCGCTGGCCAACGTGCTCTCCGTCCTGGTCGGCGTCACCGCCGGGTACCTGGGCGGGTGGGCGGACGAGGTGCTGTCCGCGCTGACCAACATCTTCCTGGCGCTGCCCGGGCTGCTGATCCTGATGGTGATCATGAAGCCGCTGCCGCCGTCGGAGACCTCGAACCCGCTGCTGATCGGCACGGTGATCGCGGTCACCGCGTGGGCCTGGGGCGCCCGGGTGCTGCGGGCCCAGACCATGGCGCTGCGCGGACAGGACTACGTCGAGGCGTCCAAGGTCATCGGCGAGCGCACCTGGCGGATCATCGTCTTCGAGGTGGTGCCGAACCTGCTGCCGATCCTGGCCTCGGCGTTCATCTTCACGGTGATCTACGGCATCGGCACGTACACCGCGCTGGCCTGGCTGGGCGTGATCAGCCCGGCCTCGGTGACCTGGGGCACGGTGCTCAACGAGGCGCAGGCGTCCGGCGCGGCGATCAACGGCTACTGGTGGTGGTACCTGCCGCCGGCCCTGGCGGTGGCCCTGGTCGGCATCGCGCTGGCGCTGATCAACTTCGGCATCGACGAGATCACCAACCCGCGGCTCTCCTCGGCCCGCACCGGCCGGGCCGCGAAGGTCCGCTTCCGGCTGGGGCTGACCCCGGTGCTGCGGACGGCGGCGCCGACGCGGGACGAACCGCCTTCCCCGGAGGGCGAGTTCACGCCCACGGTGGTGCGCACCGCCGCGCGGAGCGAAGACCCGAAGACCCTGGAGGCCCAGCCGTGACCGGCGAACCGATCCTCGAAGTGCGCGACCTCTGCGTCGACTACGGCCTGGGCGACCGAGCGGTGCGCGCCATCACCGACGCCACCGTCACCCTGCACCGGGGCGAGGTGCTCGGCCTGGCCGGCGAGTCCGGCTCGGGCAAGTCCACCCTGGCGTACGCGGTCACCCGGCTGCTGCGCGCCCCCGGCGTGATCACCGGCGGCGAGGTCCGCTTCCACGGCCGGGACGGCTCGCTGGACCTGCTGGCGGCGGACGCCGCCGAGCTGCGCCGGGTGCGCTGGAACCAGATCTCGGTGGTCTTCCAGAGCGCGATGCACGCCCTGAACCCGGTGGCCCGGATCGACGCGCAGCTGACCGACGCGCTGCGGGCGCACCGCGCCGGGCTGACCGCCGCGCAGCGCACCGAGCGGGCGGTGGAGCTGCTGCGGCTGGTGGGCATCGGCGCGGACCGGCTGCGCAGCTACCCGCACGAGCTGTCGGGCGGCATGCGGCAGCGGGTGATGATCGCGATGGCGCTGGCGCTGGACCCGGAGATCGTCATCATGGACGAGCCGACCACCGCGCTGGACGTCGTCACCCAGCGCGAGTTCCTCGACGAACTGTTGCGGCTCAAGGACGAGTTGGGCTTCGCGATCGTCTTCATCACGCACGACCTGTCGCTGCTGGTCGAGCTGGCCGACACCATCGCGATCATGTACGCGGGGCGGCTGCTGGAGCGCGGCCCGGCCCGGGAGCTGTTCGAGGGCCCCGGGCACCCGTACACGGCGGGGCTGCTGGACTCCTTCCCCGCGCTGCACGGCGAGCGGGTGCGGATGGAGGGCATCCCCGGTGCGCCGCCGGCCCTGACCGCGCTGCCGACCGGCTGCGCGTTCCACCCGCGCTGCGCGTCCGCGCTGGAGCGCTGCGCGGTCGACGTCCCGCCCACCGTCCGGCTCGCGGGCGGCCGGGGCGAGCGGCTGGCCGCGTGCTGGCTGCACGAGGACGGCCGTGAACTGCCGGCGCCGCCGGCCCGATCCCTGGGGAGGAACCTGTGACCGGCACGGTCGACCCTGCCGCGCCGCGCGTGGTGCACGGCCCGAAGCGGCCGGGCGTCCCGGCCCTGGAGGCCCGCGGCCTGACCAAGCACTTCCCGGTGCACCGGGGCCTGGGCGGCCGCGCGGTGGTGCGCGCCGCCGAGGACGTCTCGCTGGCGCTGCCCGAGGCGACGGTGACCGCGGTGGTGGGCGAGTCGGGCTCGGGCAAGTCCACGCTGTCGCGGCTGCTGACCCGGCTGATCACCCCGACCTCGGGCGAACTGCTGCTGGACGGCAGGCCGGTGGGCACTTCGGCCCGGGAGCGCCGGGCGTACACCAGCCAGGTGCACCTGGTCCTCCAGGACCCGTTCTCCTCGCTGAACGGCGTGCACGGCGTCCGCTACCACCTGGAGCGTCCGCTGAAGCTGCACCGGAAGGCGCGCGGCGAGCAACTGGACGTGCTGGCCAAGGAGTTGCTGGAGCGGGTCAGCCTCACCCCGGCCGACCGCTACCTCGACGCGTTCCCGCACGAGCTGTCCGGCGGGCAGCGCCAGCGGGTCGCCATCGCGCGCGGCCTGGCGGTCCGGCCCCGGGTGCTGCTGGCGGACGAGCCGGTGTCGATGCTGGACGTGTCGATCCGGCTGGGCGTGCTCAACCTGCTGGACGAGCTGCGCGAGCGCGAGCGGCTGGCGATCCTCTACGTCACCCACGACATCGCCTCGGCCCGCTACCTGGCCGACACCGTGGTGGTGATGTACGCGGGGCAGGTGGTGGAGTCCGGCCCGGCGCGGCAGATCACCGACTCCCCCGCGCACCCGTACACCCGGCTGCTGCTGAGCGCGGCGCCGGACCCGCACCGGTCCGGGCCGGTGGTGCTGCACGGCCGCGGCGCCCCGCCGAGCCTGATCGACCCGCCGGGCGGCTGCCGCTTCCACCCGCGCTGCCCGTTCGCGATGCCGGTGTGCGCGCAGGCCGCGCCGCCGGCCCTGCCGGCCGGGCCCGAACAGGTGGCGTCCTGCTGGCTGTTGAGCCCGGACCGCGCGGCGGCGCCCACCGAGACCCACGCCGGCGCCCTCACCGAGACCCACGCCGACACCCCCACCGGCACCCAGGCCGGACCAGAGCAGTCGAACCACAGAAGGAGCACGTCGTCATGAGCCGTTCCACCGCTTGGAGAGCCGCCGCCCTGGTCGCGGCGATCGGTCTCGGTATCACCGCCTGTTCCGGCTCCGGCGCGGGCTCCGGCAAAGGCGCCAAGGACAGCACCCTGGTGGTGGAGTCCAACCCGGTGCCCTCCTTCACCGAGAACTACAACCCGTTCGACGGCAACTCCTTCGTGACCGTCGCCAACGCCCGCTCGCTGGTGTGGGAGCCGCTGTTCCAGTTCAACACCCTCACCGAGCAGGACCCGATCCCGTGGCTGGCCAAGGGCTACGAGTGGTCGAACGGGAACCGGACGCTGAAGCTGGCCCTGACCCCGGGCGTCAAGTGGAGCGACGGCCAGGCGTTCTCCTCGGCCGACGTCAAGTTCACCTTCGAGCTGCTGAAGGCCAACCCGGCGGCCAACGGCGGCGGCGCCCCGCTGCCGAGCGGCATCGAGACGCCCGACGCCGACACCGTGGTGATGACCTTCGACGGCCCGCAGAAGGCCAACTTCGTCGGCATCGCCAACCAGTTGATCGTGCCCGAGCACGTCTGGTCGGGGATCAAGGACCCGGCCACCGCCGTGGTCAAGGCCGACCAGCTGATCGGCACCGGCCCGTACCTGCTGGACAAGTTCACCAGCCAGAACGTCACCTTCAAGGTGAACCCGCTGTTCCGCGAGACCCCGAAGGTCAAGCGGATCTCCTTCCCCGCCTACGCCACCAACGACGCGGCCACCCTGGCGCTCAGCTCCGGCGAGATCGACCTCGCGGGCAACAACATCACCAACGTGCTGAGCACCTTCGTCGGGAAGGACCCGACCCACCACCACCTGTTCCAGCAGGACGCGCCGTACTTCCCGGCGTCCAACACCGTCTCGCTCTTCCTCAACACCAAGAGCGAGAGCGCCCCGGCGCTGGCCGACCCGGCGGTGCGGCGGGCGATCAGCGCCGGCATGAACCGCAAGGCGTACACCAGCCAGTGCGAGACCGACTACGCGCTGCCCGCCACCTCCTCCAGCGGCCTGCTGCTGCCCAACGACGCCAAGGCGCTGGACCCCGCGCTGAAGGACGACCTCAAGCCGGAGGCCGACACGGCCGCCGTGGACTCGCTGCTGAGCGGGGCCGGTTGGAGCCGGACCGGCGGCAAGTGGACCAAGGACGGCAGGACCATCAAGTTCACGATCATCGACCCCAACTCGTTCACCGACTACTGGTGCGCGGCGCAGGCGATGGCCAAGGACCTGAACGCGCTGGGCTTCGACGTCGACGCGAACGGCGCGTTCGACTTCAACAGCTGGAACACCGCGATCACCACCGGTAAGTACGATGCGGCGATCCACTGGGGCCAGGGCGGCACGCCGTACCAGCGCCTGCAGTACGTCCTGGACCCGCGGATGGGCGCGGAGACCGGCAAGGTCGCGGCGGGCGACTTCAGCAAGTACGACCCGGCGAAGTCGCTGGACGCGGTGAAGTCCTTCGAGGCGGCGGCCGACCCGGCGGCCGAGCAGGCCGCGCTGCACGGCCTGCAGCAGATCATGTCGCAGGACGTGCCCGCGGTGCCGGTCTTCTACGGCCCGGCCTGGTACGAGTACAACGACACCCACTTCACCGGCTGGCCGAACGCGGGCGACCCGTACATGAACCCGTCGCCGAACAGCCAGGCGTACGAGTACATCATCCTCAAGCTGACGCCGCGCGGCTGACGCACCCTCGGGCGGCGGAGCCGCACGCCCACGGGTGGAAGCGCTTCCGGACCCGCCGGACGGGAGCGCTTCCCCCACCACCCCAGAGTTCCGCGCACGCCGTGACAGCCCCCACCGTCGCCCGTGCGCGGCGCACCACCGGCACCACAAGGCACCACCCCCACCCATCCGTGCCCCGAGGAGGCCCACCATGCGACCCTCTGCACGCTCCCGTCGGTCCCGCGGCCGTCGCTGGCTGCTCGCTCCGCTCGCCGCGCTCGCGCTGACCGTCAGCCCGATCGCCAGCCCCGCCGCCAACGCCGCCATCGGCGGCAGCTTCACCGACAACTTCGACTCCTTCGACACCGGCCGCTGGCACAAGGCCGACGGCTGGACCAACGGCGGCATGTTCAACGCCGGTTGGCGCGCCGACCACGTCTGGTTCAACGGCGGCGTGATGGGCGAGAACCTCGACACCGCCACCTGCCCCAGTGGCTGCTCCGGCCGGCCCTACGCCTCCGGCGAGTTCCGCTCCAACGACCTGTTCTCGTACGGGCGTTTCGAGGCCCGGCTCCAGGCGGTGAAGAACCCGGGCACGGTCACCGGGTTCTTCACCTACACCGGGCCGAGCGACAACCAGCCCTGGGACGAGATCGACGTCGAGATCCTCGGCAAGAACCCGACCCAGCTCCAGACCAACTACTTCACCAACGGCGTCGGCGGCCACGAGACCGTCATCAACCTCGGCTTCGACGCCTCCGCCGGGTACCACGACTACGCCATCGAGTGGTGGAACCAGGGCACCGTCAACTGGTTCGTCGACGGCAAGCTCGTCCACCAGGAGAACGGCTCGCGCGGCGCCCTGCCCACCCACCCGATGCGGCTCATCGCCAACCTGTGGCCCGGCACCGGGGTCGACAGCTGGCTCAGCCCCTTCACCTACCCGGGCACGCCGCTCACCGCCCGCTACGACTGGATGAAGTACACCAAGTACTGAGCGCCGGTGCGGCATTGAAGCGGTAGGACGGTGAGCCGTCCGGCGCGGGGTCCCCCACCCCGCGCCGGACGGCGTTCGCGCGTTCGGGTGCCCGTGCGTCCGGGTGCCCGCGCGTTCGGGTGCCCGTGCGTCCGCGTGCCCGTGCGTCCGCGCGTTCGCGGCCGGGCGGGCCGGGGTCAGGCGGTGGCGGCGGCCGGGTCCGGGGCGGTGGCGGGCTCCGGGGTGCCGGTGCGGCGGCGGGTCGGGAGGAGGGCGTCGAGGGCGAGGGCGCCGGGGCCGGTGGCGGCGAGGAGCAGGAAGGCCCAGGCGAAGAGGGCGGCGCTCTCGCCGCCGTTCTGGATCGGGAGCAGGCCGTTCTCCTGGTGGACGGAGAAGTAGGCGTAGGCCATCGAGCCGGAGCAGACCACGGCGGCCGTCCGGGTGCCGAGGCCGAGCAGGACCAGGGTGCCGCCGACGAGTTGGATGACGGCCGCGTACCAGCCGGGCCAGGACAGCGCCTCCACCGTGCCGCCGCCCTTGGCGCCGCCCAGGACGCCGAACAGCGAGGCCGCGCCGTGGCAGGCGAAGAGCAGGCCGGTCACGGCGCGGGTCAGGCCGACGAGGTAGGGGCGGGCCGCTTCGACCGTGTGGTGGGGAGCGGACGGGGACATGGGGGCCTCCATGGGCGCATGCGACGCGTTCGGCGCGTTCACAACAGAAACTTAGGTTA
This is a stretch of genomic DNA from Kitasatospora fiedleri. It encodes these proteins:
- a CDS encoding glycoside hydrolase family 6 protein; protein product: MSRVRRLLVPVACAALASGGLGGGVAAAASGTPAVDHTLPANTRFYVDPEAGAARQAVADLRAGKVQDALRMAQLASWPQAIWLDYGTPAEIGKVVRKTMLAAKATGTVPVFVLYNVTGRDCSFYSAGGAADPAAYRAWVQGVADGIGTGRAAVIVEPDGLALLPKDCPEGDPDGTRTEQRYAEIRAAADIMEAQPKTSVYLDGGSSNWQPVGELAGRLIKANLSKTQGFSLNVSNYQPTDQLNRYATWVSTCVWYATEGPAEARGRTDTCASQYYSPAAPNDGQPGNAVDFSDPSTWKWVDAWFDGTVGKPPVQDLTHYVLDNSRNGQGAWIPPAGKYTDAEPWCNAPGRGIGVRPTADTGRPLADAYLYVKTIGESDGTCHRGTAGPADPEYGSEDPAAGAWWPDFAHTLARNANPALTFNLGR
- a CDS encoding GH1 family beta-glucosidase, encoding MTSVQARPAPTPSTVRADAVDSVNPLEDAEDAEGAEDVRRFPVGFLWGSATSAYQIEGAANEDGRGASIWDTFCRTPGRVHRGDTGDVAADHYHRWREDVALMKELGLNAYRFSVSWPRVQPTGRGPAVERGLDFYRRLVDELLEAGITPVATLYHWDLPQELEDTGGWPRRATAERFAEYARLAGEALGDRVRHWTTLNEPWCSAFLGYGSGVHAPGRTDAGDALRAAHHLNLAHGLGAAALRSVLPRGAKLSVSLNLHQVRPLTQSPADLDAARRIDAVGNRVFLGPMLRGAYDEDLLADTAHLVDWDGLVRPGDLATAAAPIDQLGLNYYTPAVVSAGGGVRNDAHGRSEHSPWSGAEGVAFHQPPGEVSAMNWSIDPSGLRDLLDRVHRERPGLPIVITENGTACEDYVSPEGVVNDTERIAYLHQHLGAVHEAIEAGVPVAGYFAWSLMDNFEWAYGYAKRFGLVYVDFASQRRTPKNSALWYGRTSRRGGLTRRP
- a CDS encoding ABC transporter permease, with the translated sequence MRTIVRRLGFYLLAGFAAVTANFFLARLLPGSALQNVLSKLRSANLDQEAIRALEAQYGGGHASLLSQYLTYLGHLLRGDLGVSTSQSSPVATILGESLPWTLGLVGTATVLAFLVGTVGGIVIGWRRSGLLDALLPATTFFQAVPYFILAFLVMMTLGFFGGLFPYQNGYDIGRDADLTPGWNGPFVLSVVGHGALPVLTVVLASLAGWVVGMRNLMVTTMDEDYVLVAAAKGLPAWKVAAVAARNAILPTIANFALSISLVVTGSLVTEIVFTYPGVGWQIYQAILTGDFPLLQGILLVVVFTVLAVNLIADIAYVALDPRARKEA
- a CDS encoding ABC transporter permease — its product is MPRALRSRKVATGLVLLLVLLLLALFGPLLAPHAPDFQANRSSGLPLAPSAAHWLGTDQQQHDLFSRLLAGGRDTLLISFLAGALANVLSVLVGVTAGYLGGWADEVLSALTNIFLALPGLLILMVIMKPLPPSETSNPLLIGTVIAVTAWAWGARVLRAQTMALRGQDYVEASKVIGERTWRIIVFEVVPNLLPILASAFIFTVIYGIGTYTALAWLGVISPASVTWGTVLNEAQASGAAINGYWWWYLPPALAVALVGIALALINFGIDEITNPRLSSARTGRAAKVRFRLGLTPVLRTAAPTRDEPPSPEGEFTPTVVRTAARSEDPKTLEAQP
- a CDS encoding ABC transporter ATP-binding protein encodes the protein MTGEPILEVRDLCVDYGLGDRAVRAITDATVTLHRGEVLGLAGESGSGKSTLAYAVTRLLRAPGVITGGEVRFHGRDGSLDLLAADAAELRRVRWNQISVVFQSAMHALNPVARIDAQLTDALRAHRAGLTAAQRTERAVELLRLVGIGADRLRSYPHELSGGMRQRVMIAMALALDPEIVIMDEPTTALDVVTQREFLDELLRLKDELGFAIVFITHDLSLLVELADTIAIMYAGRLLERGPARELFEGPGHPYTAGLLDSFPALHGERVRMEGIPGAPPALTALPTGCAFHPRCASALERCAVDVPPTVRLAGGRGERLAACWLHEDGRELPAPPARSLGRNL
- a CDS encoding ABC transporter ATP-binding protein, with the translated sequence MVHGPKRPGVPALEARGLTKHFPVHRGLGGRAVVRAAEDVSLALPEATVTAVVGESGSGKSTLSRLLTRLITPTSGELLLDGRPVGTSARERRAYTSQVHLVLQDPFSSLNGVHGVRYHLERPLKLHRKARGEQLDVLAKELLERVSLTPADRYLDAFPHELSGGQRQRVAIARGLAVRPRVLLADEPVSMLDVSIRLGVLNLLDELRERERLAILYVTHDIASARYLADTVVVMYAGQVVESGPARQITDSPAHPYTRLLLSAAPDPHRSGPVVLHGRGAPPSLIDPPGGCRFHPRCPFAMPVCAQAAPPALPAGPEQVASCWLLSPDRAAAPTETHAGALTETHADTPTGTQAGPEQSNHRRSTSS